The Spirosoma foliorum genome has a window encoding:
- a CDS encoding outer membrane beta-barrel protein, with amino-acid sequence MKLRQLSLATLLLVSASAAFAQNTVRSLEFGIKGGATFTHGYTTIPGQTVGSVQVPNLENKNNGIGYGYSGGLWARKNFNTFFIQAEVTYNRFVLKQVGALTIDVNASSTLANALPITVQPGILNATLNVVSESVLQAVDVPVLIGKRWMGGKLRGYAGPNFIFVQKATATRTTSGAINANSSVSFPKTDIPASTGTTNLLNKYEAQNLEVKDFTYALEVGVGYTPVPFLDVDLRYAAPVGGVYKDTGIKGFLGIATLSLGFKVF; translated from the coding sequence ATGAAACTACGTCAACTTTCATTGGCCACGCTACTTCTGGTGAGTGCGTCGGCAGCCTTTGCTCAGAATACCGTTCGATCTCTTGAATTTGGTATCAAAGGCGGAGCCACGTTTACCCACGGCTATACGACCATTCCTGGCCAAACGGTGGGGAGCGTTCAAGTTCCTAACCTGGAAAATAAAAATAATGGTATCGGCTACGGCTATTCAGGTGGCTTGTGGGCACGGAAAAACTTCAACACCTTTTTTATTCAGGCTGAAGTCACGTACAATCGATTCGTACTGAAACAGGTTGGCGCTCTTACCATTGATGTAAACGCTAGCTCTACTTTAGCCAATGCTCTCCCCATCACTGTTCAACCAGGAATACTCAATGCAACGCTGAATGTTGTATCAGAGTCGGTATTGCAGGCGGTTGATGTTCCCGTACTGATCGGTAAACGCTGGATGGGCGGGAAACTCCGAGGCTATGCTGGGCCCAACTTTATTTTTGTTCAGAAAGCCACCGCCACCCGAACTACGTCAGGGGCCATTAATGCCAACTCAAGCGTATCTTTCCCTAAAACGGATATTCCGGCCAGTACAGGCACAACAAATCTGCTGAATAAGTACGAAGCGCAGAATTTAGAAGTAAAAGATTTTACGTACGCGTTGGAAGTCGGTGTAGGTTATACGCCCGTCCCTTTCTTAGATGTTGACCTACGCTATGCCGCTCCCGTTGGTGGTGTATA
- a CDS encoding DUF459 domain-containing protein, whose amino-acid sequence MKVKNRFRWGLVLTTVVGLTACTNNDIDPNAGVVTPTPTKGSADFTKYVAVGNSLTAGYADGGLYRDSQLNSYPSILAGQFTTVGGGSFVQPLFTEAQAAGSGYLKLIRVPSLADPTTLITSIAQVAPGAARGGNTAGGSPLLTKFTDANQNLGVPGIRVSDILTVGYGSTQGNQYFERLVANPATTYFQYMSDNLSGATFYSCWLGNNDALGYATSGGVTPLTPVDLFTTNFTAAMNKLAEGGRKGVVMGIPNIIITPYFSTVTVSLAVAQINLVLNNPTPAITALVIQTAQGVRATKTGDLLMIPNALEYAKIGSTAVGTKTGPYGLSASNPLPTQYVLDADEVTALNTAITTYNGIMKAQADAKGAAYVDPNTVLSQAATGFTQNGISYSSSFIQGGVFSLDGIHLTPAGYALMANEIIKGINTKYGSTVPQVNPANYRRVLLQQ is encoded by the coding sequence ATGAAAGTCAAGAATAGGTTTCGGTGGGGATTAGTGCTGACCACAGTGGTTGGGCTAACTGCCTGCACGAATAATGACATTGATCCGAATGCCGGTGTTGTAACGCCGACCCCAACCAAAGGCAGTGCCGACTTCACAAAGTATGTGGCCGTGGGTAACTCACTAACAGCTGGTTATGCCGATGGCGGTCTTTATCGTGACAGCCAGCTTAATTCGTACCCTAGCATTCTGGCAGGTCAGTTTACAACTGTTGGTGGCGGCAGTTTTGTGCAACCGCTCTTCACCGAAGCTCAGGCAGCCGGTTCTGGTTATCTGAAACTTATTCGCGTGCCCTCCTTGGCTGATCCAACTACCCTGATCACGTCTATTGCGCAGGTAGCACCCGGTGCCGCACGGGGGGGAAATACAGCAGGCGGGTCCCCTTTATTAACCAAATTCACAGATGCGAATCAGAATTTAGGGGTTCCGGGTATACGGGTATCGGATATATTGACAGTTGGTTATGGGTCCACACAAGGGAATCAATATTTCGAACGATTAGTAGCGAATCCAGCAACTACCTACTTCCAGTATATGAGTGATAACCTGAGCGGGGCTACGTTCTATTCCTGCTGGTTAGGGAACAACGATGCGCTTGGTTATGCAACAAGTGGTGGTGTTACGCCCCTTACGCCTGTTGACCTGTTCACCACAAATTTCACGGCTGCAATGAACAAATTAGCCGAAGGTGGTCGTAAAGGCGTTGTTATGGGCATTCCCAACATTATCATAACGCCATATTTTTCAACGGTAACGGTATCTTTGGCAGTGGCACAAATCAACTTAGTGCTTAATAACCCTACACCAGCGATTACAGCTTTAGTGATCCAAACAGCCCAGGGTGTTCGCGCTACGAAGACTGGCGATTTGCTGATGATTCCAAACGCTCTGGAGTACGCTAAAATTGGAAGTACAGCGGTTGGAACAAAAACTGGCCCTTATGGTCTTAGCGCCAGCAATCCATTACCTACCCAGTATGTACTGGATGCCGATGAGGTAACGGCTCTAAACACGGCGATTACTACTTACAACGGCATCATGAAAGCCCAGGCAGACGCCAAAGGTGCCGCCTATGTTGATCCAAACACGGTGTTAAGTCAGGCAGCAACCGGTTTTACCCAAAACGGCATCAGCTACAGTTCCAGCTTTATTCAGGGGGGCGTATTTAGTCTCGATGGCATTCACTTAACCCCTGCCGGGTATGCACTTATGGCCAACGAAATCATTAAAGGAATCAATACAAAATACGGTTCGACGGTTCCACAGGTTAATCCAGCCAACTATCGTCGTGTACTGTTGCAACAATAA
- the lysM gene encoding peptidoglycan-binding protein LysM, producing MGLLSFFKGVGEKIFHKDEVVPQPAEAEKVEPVRAQALLDHVKQLGLAYNSLTVKTKGDTVTITGSVKTQEDSEKIALAVGNVEGVSAVDNQLVVDAPAPEGKFYTVKSGDSLSKIAKEVYGDPMKYGIIFEANKPMLKDPDLIYPDQVLRIPQL from the coding sequence ATGGGTCTGTTATCATTTTTTAAGGGAGTAGGCGAAAAGATTTTTCACAAAGATGAGGTGGTTCCACAACCAGCAGAAGCTGAAAAAGTTGAACCCGTTCGCGCTCAGGCTCTGCTTGACCACGTAAAGCAGCTGGGACTTGCTTACAATAGCTTGACGGTTAAAACAAAAGGAGATACCGTCACCATAACAGGTTCTGTAAAAACGCAGGAAGATTCTGAGAAGATCGCGCTGGCCGTTGGTAACGTTGAAGGCGTATCGGCTGTTGATAACCAACTGGTTGTTGATGCACCCGCTCCAGAAGGTAAATTCTATACAGTAAAATCGGGCGATTCACTGTCGAAAATCGCCAAAGAAGTATATGGCGATCCGATGAAATACGGCATTATTTTCGAAGCGAATAAGCCAATGCTGAAAGATCCTGATCTGATCTATCCTGATCAGGTATTACGGATTCCGCAATTATAG
- a CDS encoding DUF937 domain-containing protein, with the protein MAVHLLSYLKEQFTPAVVDQLGSELSESSASTLKAINGVLPTLLGGLTRHIQATGGSSSIISFLDKEDYGKTPLNVSQSISEHIINANTTANSRDFLDHIFDDKLPRVIELISIYSGTKPQSVHTILTQAGIILMGVLGRQEQEKGLSAENLQTLLLGQATEFKQALPSGLDGIGSLLGFNDLVTPTGPQTEVQGTDNLSGTIINPNIPKSTEGERRHENVRWLRWALIAIALLVGFMFVQQCRENQNSVDGISTDSTARVESDAVEDTSAATKASIRQAHGQVSDSTVPGPLGIRDSTKMKR; encoded by the coding sequence ATGGCCGTTCATTTATTGTCATATCTGAAAGAACAGTTCACCCCAGCCGTAGTCGATCAATTGGGGAGTGAACTAAGCGAATCATCGGCTAGCACGCTTAAAGCGATTAATGGCGTGCTACCAACTCTCTTAGGAGGACTCACACGGCATATTCAGGCCACAGGTGGAAGTTCATCCATTATTTCGTTCCTGGATAAAGAGGATTATGGAAAAACACCCCTCAATGTGAGCCAGTCGATTAGTGAACATATCATTAATGCGAATACAACGGCTAACAGTCGTGATTTCCTGGATCATATTTTTGACGATAAGCTTCCTCGCGTTATTGAACTCATTAGTATATACAGTGGTACGAAACCGCAATCGGTGCACACGATTCTGACTCAGGCAGGCATAATACTAATGGGCGTTTTAGGCCGTCAGGAGCAGGAAAAAGGACTGAGTGCCGAAAATCTGCAAACGCTGCTATTGGGGCAGGCTACCGAATTCAAACAGGCATTACCGAGTGGACTTGACGGAATTGGGAGCCTTTTAGGTTTCAACGATCTGGTTACCCCTACAGGGCCACAAACTGAGGTTCAAGGGACTGATAATCTTAGTGGAACGATTATCAATCCGAACATTCCTAAAAGCACCGAAGGTGAAAGGCGACATGAAAATGTGCGCTGGCTCCGTTGGGCACTAATTGCCATTGCCTTACTGGTCGGTTTTATGTTTGTACAGCAATGCCGCGAAAACCAGAACAGTGTCGATGGCATCAGCACGGACTCCACAGCCCGTGTCGAATCCGATGCGGTTGAAGACACATCGGCGGCTACCAAGGCAAGCATACGGCAAGCTCACGGACAAGTATCAGACTCAACAGTACCCGGTCCGCTTGGTATTCGTGATTCCACGAAGATGAAGCGGTAA
- a CDS encoding S1 family peptidase, protein MFVDAIERVDLFTRPLHSIVRLYGHDGIIPGTATLFFVNQEGYAITCKHVADLVAEADSIFRHYQEFQGARRNVLKEKNAAYLVSQLETKFKLSVDTIIRIRNNFVGCVDQFQQLHIERHPTQDLALLRFEGYNRLLYRSHATFLGDTSRVKPGRSLCRLGYPFPEFTNFRYNPSVDDIEWNTLGRTNSPSFPIDGIVTRLVGDANSITGIEMSTPGLRGQSGGPLFDSNGLIYGMQSATSHLHLGFDIEDHEVLVNGRKRRVSNYPFLNVGKCVHVDVIKAFLREKGVTFYEG, encoded by the coding sequence ATGTTTGTTGACGCCATTGAACGCGTTGATTTGTTTACCCGACCGCTGCATTCAATTGTCAGACTCTACGGTCATGATGGCATTATACCCGGCACGGCTACTCTTTTTTTTGTGAACCAGGAAGGCTATGCGATCACCTGCAAACACGTTGCGGATTTAGTGGCTGAGGCCGACTCTATTTTTCGACATTATCAGGAGTTTCAGGGGGCACGTCGGAATGTGCTGAAAGAAAAAAATGCCGCTTATCTGGTTAGTCAGCTGGAAACGAAATTTAAACTCAGTGTCGATACGATTATTCGCATACGGAATAATTTTGTTGGCTGCGTTGATCAATTTCAGCAATTGCACATCGAACGACACCCCACTCAGGATTTAGCCCTGTTACGTTTTGAAGGCTATAATCGATTACTCTATCGATCGCACGCCACGTTTCTGGGCGATACAAGTCGAGTCAAACCGGGTCGTAGTTTGTGCCGGTTGGGGTATCCTTTCCCAGAGTTTACGAATTTTCGCTACAACCCATCTGTCGACGATATTGAGTGGAATACATTAGGGCGCACCAATTCTCCTTCTTTTCCCATTGACGGTATTGTAACCCGATTAGTTGGCGATGCAAACAGTATTACGGGTATTGAAATGAGTACGCCCGGCTTACGTGGGCAAAGTGGTGGCCCTTTGTTCGATAGTAACGGTTTGATTTATGGCATGCAGTCGGCTACGAGCCATTTGCACCTTGGTTTCGATATTGAAGATCATGAAGTGCTGGTGAACGGACGAAAACGGAGAGTGTCTAATTACCCGTTTCTAAACGTCGGAAAATGCGTTCATGTTGACGTGATTAAAGCCTTTTTACGCGAGAAAGGCGTAACGTTTTATGAAGGATAG
- a CDS encoding M20 family metallo-hydrolase: MTQPDAQQATQIALSADARALLKQLIATPSFSRQEEHTATLIEAFLREKQIPFNRLKNNVWAQNYHFDPDKPTLLLNSHHDTVKVNPSWTLDPFEPLERDDKLFGLGSNDAGGCLVSLLATFAYFYDRPGMRYNIVMAATAEEEISGRDGLELLLPELPPISFAIVGEPTEMQLAIAEKGLLVLDCTAHGVSGHAARNEGDNAIYKAIRDINWLTTYQFPKVSPTLGPIKLSVTIINAGTQHNVVPDTCTFTIDVRVTEQYTLEEVIDTIRKNIEAEVKPRSIRLKPSSIPADHPIVQAGLALGRHTYGSPTTSDQAVLNCPSLKCGPGHSGRSHSADEFIYIREITEGVTGYIQMLEQII; the protein is encoded by the coding sequence ATGACTCAACCCGACGCTCAACAGGCAACCCAAATCGCTCTTTCGGCTGATGCTCGTGCGCTGCTCAAACAATTAATAGCGACTCCGTCGTTTAGCCGACAGGAAGAGCATACCGCAACATTAATCGAAGCGTTTTTGCGGGAAAAACAGATTCCGTTCAATCGGCTGAAAAATAACGTCTGGGCGCAGAATTATCACTTCGATCCTGATAAGCCAACTCTGTTACTGAATTCACACCACGATACGGTTAAGGTAAATCCATCCTGGACACTCGATCCATTTGAGCCACTTGAGCGCGACGATAAGCTGTTTGGGTTGGGAAGTAACGATGCTGGCGGTTGTCTGGTGTCGCTGTTGGCCACTTTTGCTTACTTCTACGATCGGCCTGGTATGCGCTATAACATTGTGATGGCAGCGACCGCCGAAGAGGAAATTTCGGGTCGTGATGGACTGGAATTGTTATTGCCTGAACTTCCGCCGATTAGCTTTGCTATTGTGGGTGAACCCACCGAAATGCAGTTGGCCATCGCCGAAAAGGGGCTACTCGTACTTGATTGCACGGCGCATGGCGTGAGCGGTCATGCGGCACGTAATGAGGGAGATAATGCCATTTATAAAGCAATTCGGGATATAAATTGGCTTACTACCTACCAATTCCCGAAAGTTTCACCAACGCTTGGCCCCATTAAACTATCCGTAACTATTATCAATGCGGGAACGCAGCATAATGTTGTTCCGGATACCTGCACCTTTACAATCGATGTACGTGTAACCGAGCAGTATACGCTCGAAGAGGTTATTGATACGATCCGGAAAAATATTGAGGCTGAGGTAAAACCTCGGTCAATTCGCCTGAAACCGTCCTCAATTCCAGCCGATCATCCCATTGTGCAGGCTGGGCTTGCATTAGGACGTCATACCTATGGTTCACCAACAACATCTGATCAGGCCGTGTTGAACTGCCCATCGCTCAAATGCGGACCGGGCCATTCGGGACGGTCGCATTCGGCTGACGAGTTTATTTATATCCGGGAAATTACAGAAGGGGTAACGGGTTACATCCAGATGCTGGAACAGATAATCTGA
- a CDS encoding RNA polymerase sigma factor, translated as MENVYLTEKNFTTFCQSSKEKDAFEAIYNRYVGKVYLKCLSMTQDPEASKDFTQDIFVKVFFKLQTFQNRSSLATWLFSVAHNHCLDQLRQRKRMSVELLSDVTLNIAAEPDSSTTTQWQLMERKMNDLSIQETNLLRLKYEDGLSIKAISEQLHMSESAIKMRLLRTRDKLHTLCSTTLYDN; from the coding sequence ATGGAAAATGTTTATCTAACAGAGAAAAACTTCACGACTTTTTGCCAAAGCTCGAAAGAAAAAGACGCATTTGAAGCCATCTATAATCGGTATGTTGGCAAAGTCTATCTGAAGTGTCTGTCAATGACCCAGGACCCGGAAGCCTCAAAAGACTTTACGCAGGATATTTTTGTTAAGGTGTTCTTTAAACTGCAAACCTTCCAAAATCGCTCATCATTGGCAACCTGGCTTTTTTCAGTTGCTCATAATCATTGCCTCGATCAGCTTAGGCAACGTAAACGAATGTCAGTTGAGTTACTATCCGATGTAACACTGAACATAGCGGCCGAGCCCGATTCGTCTACTACCACCCAATGGCAACTCATGGAGCGTAAGATGAACGATTTATCAATACAGGAAACCAATCTGTTAAGACTCAAGTACGAAGACGGCTTGTCCATCAAAGCCATTAGCGAGCAACTCCACATGTCGGAAAGTGCGATCAAAATGCGGCTATTGCGGACTCGCGATAAGCTCCATACGTTGTGCAGCACCACGTTGTATGACAATTAA
- a CDS encoding hybrid sensor histidine kinase/response regulator transcription factor, whose protein sequence is MAHYRQIALFLTLFFLTLVGKNAVSVCGQSITLPKPEAITSEQGLPQAFVPGIVQDRQGFIWMATRDGLCRYDGKQFKVFQPTTDGKPGISSLSLSGLGFDKQGRIWVFSDYNDIDIIDPVTEKFVNISRQPFFKQQLGQDHIHHHYVDQQGRLWICLRSNRIICIEPDTYRVQQYQYQAPLPLSSFAGAGIFVQDKQGIIWTCATNGLYRLDSPTKRFLRYPLPNNNVKGISIRPSGELFILLDSSVLLLDPQSGRTRSITLPSHEVDPVKQFQVSFVTDTEGNEYFYQYGILFHYNEAKGVSVLAKLPEGIGFESLFIDRSNVLWTGTNEVGVFKYNLNAGVFQAAPYQLNFYEDLFHRELGVPTSQLPKISPAAYPYFFRYTIDKAEKLWFNMGDRRFYQLDLNTKQVSPIPFPAHLLANSTWLDLIVPMATDPAGRVWAVTQSLAMWYENGRWVSFQYPIRAANPPDSSKQQLRSSLGVDGTILQVVIDNQAIWLATNTQGLYRIDRVSGQIRSYKNQPANPNSLSSNQLFCLFDDPLDPAILWVGTFGNGLCRFDKRTGTCRRFSTKTGLPNNVIYSAIPDKKGFLWIGTNQGLCRMDRRSFQTCVYKKEDGLLENEFNRFHFLHLPNDRILMGGLGGITSFYPSQLHDDTYQPLTQITDIQLNNQSISPGPLTDSLPVQAITHLDLPYNQNFITIDFAAMQYNRQGKIRYRYQLVGLDQQWIEPREPIVQYTDLRWGAYTLKLNTSNTSGIWSKHIREITLVIRPPWWATWWAILLYIFGIAALGYMLVNAYLTKQETRQLKAVDLMKARFFTNIAHEFRTPLTLILGPVETLKKRLHTYDDQYQLNLINQNAGQILELVNQLIDLSKAEANGLQLNESLGDLKSFVHKLVSVLEPQAKAKSIELTFQAEDMPPQYWFDMEKLERIINNLTVNALKFTPVGGKVGVDLAISPLPLGKSIPKNKEQTDVSWIQLSVSDNGIGIASENLPYIFDRFYQAKNNQIELLKSGQAYYLQQEGSGIGLALVKELVEFQSGTIQVTSTVNSGTTFIVRLPYRSVTTELSTPSVTAVKSATQPVDIEVEPVVQRIPKRKPTDKTSSILVVEDSEVLRDFIVNNLLDSYSIHQAENGLAGWELATSLVPDLIISDIMMPGMDGYTLCKKLKEDSRTNHIPVLLLTAKAAVNERLEGLALGADAYIAKPFHIQELQLRIRNLLEQRHQLQQWVLASLTSTAPVEEAPAPTDPLIEKLCQLVEERLDEPTFGAEELTLASGMSRMNLHRKLRALVDTSTGEFIRNYRLKRAAQFLREGHSVSETAYLVGFEDPSYFARSFRKVYKMSPSAFARTN, encoded by the coding sequence TTGGCTCATTACCGACAAATCGCCCTCTTTCTGACCCTGTTTTTTCTAACATTAGTTGGCAAAAACGCGGTATCGGTATGTGGACAGAGCATTACGTTACCCAAGCCTGAGGCCATAACGAGTGAACAAGGTTTACCGCAAGCCTTTGTTCCTGGTATTGTACAGGACCGTCAGGGCTTTATCTGGATGGCTACTCGTGATGGCCTATGCCGTTATGATGGAAAGCAGTTTAAAGTATTTCAGCCTACTACAGATGGTAAACCGGGCATTTCTTCGTTAAGCCTTTCTGGTCTGGGTTTCGATAAACAAGGACGCATCTGGGTATTCAGCGACTATAATGATATCGATATAATCGACCCCGTTACTGAGAAATTTGTCAATATTTCGAGGCAACCTTTTTTTAAGCAACAGCTAGGTCAGGACCACATTCATCATCATTACGTTGATCAGCAAGGTCGATTATGGATTTGCCTCCGTTCAAACAGAATTATCTGCATTGAGCCGGATACCTATCGGGTACAACAATATCAATATCAAGCCCCTTTACCCTTAAGCTCTTTTGCCGGAGCGGGCATTTTCGTGCAAGACAAGCAAGGAATCATTTGGACATGCGCTACCAATGGTTTGTATAGACTCGACTCGCCAACAAAACGTTTTTTACGCTATCCACTTCCCAACAACAATGTTAAAGGAATCAGCATACGGCCTAGTGGTGAGTTGTTTATCTTATTAGACAGCTCTGTATTATTGCTCGATCCTCAGTCGGGCCGTACACGATCGATTACCTTACCTAGCCACGAAGTCGACCCGGTAAAACAGTTCCAGGTTTCTTTCGTAACAGATACAGAAGGGAATGAATACTTTTATCAATATGGCATTCTGTTTCACTACAACGAAGCAAAGGGCGTAAGTGTATTGGCAAAATTGCCCGAAGGAATAGGCTTCGAAAGTCTGTTCATTGATCGGTCTAATGTGCTATGGACAGGCACTAATGAAGTCGGTGTATTTAAATACAACCTCAATGCCGGAGTGTTTCAGGCTGCTCCTTACCAGCTCAATTTTTACGAAGATCTATTCCATCGCGAGTTAGGCGTACCGACATCCCAATTACCGAAAATATCTCCTGCCGCCTATCCTTACTTTTTTCGTTACACCATTGATAAAGCGGAAAAGCTGTGGTTCAATATGGGCGACAGACGCTTTTATCAGCTTGATCTGAACACGAAGCAAGTTAGTCCGATCCCTTTTCCAGCTCATTTATTGGCAAACTCGACCTGGCTGGATTTAATAGTACCCATGGCTACCGATCCTGCAGGCCGTGTTTGGGCAGTAACGCAATCGTTGGCGATGTGGTATGAAAATGGCAGGTGGGTTTCGTTTCAATATCCCATTCGGGCAGCAAACCCGCCCGACAGTTCGAAGCAGCAACTTCGTTCGTCGCTGGGAGTAGACGGTACCATTCTTCAGGTAGTGATTGATAACCAGGCAATATGGCTGGCCACAAATACGCAAGGGCTTTATCGGATCGATCGGGTTAGTGGGCAAATTCGTTCCTACAAAAATCAACCAGCCAATCCAAATTCGCTGAGCAGCAACCAACTGTTTTGTCTTTTCGATGATCCTCTTGACCCAGCCATTTTATGGGTGGGCACGTTTGGGAATGGTTTGTGTCGTTTTGATAAGCGAACGGGCACCTGCCGCCGGTTTTCCACCAAAACAGGCTTGCCCAATAATGTAATCTATTCGGCAATTCCTGATAAAAAAGGCTTTTTATGGATTGGCACTAACCAGGGGCTTTGCCGCATGGACCGCCGATCTTTTCAGACCTGCGTTTATAAAAAAGAAGACGGTCTTCTGGAAAACGAATTCAACCGGTTTCACTTCTTGCACCTCCCAAACGACCGTATCCTGATGGGTGGCCTGGGTGGAATCACGTCCTTCTATCCTTCCCAATTACACGACGATACGTATCAGCCACTTACCCAAATCACTGACATTCAACTAAACAATCAGTCAATTTCCCCTGGGCCACTAACCGATTCGCTGCCTGTTCAAGCTATCACCCACCTTGATTTACCGTATAATCAGAACTTTATAACGATTGATTTTGCGGCTATGCAATACAATCGTCAGGGGAAAATCCGGTATCGTTATCAGTTAGTTGGCTTGGATCAGCAATGGATTGAACCGCGTGAACCTATCGTTCAATACACCGATTTACGCTGGGGAGCGTATACGCTGAAATTAAATACATCGAATACATCCGGTATCTGGAGTAAACATATTCGGGAGATTACGCTCGTAATTCGTCCGCCCTGGTGGGCCACCTGGTGGGCAATTCTACTATACATTTTTGGCATAGCCGCCTTGGGTTATATGCTGGTCAACGCCTATCTGACCAAACAGGAAACCAGGCAACTTAAGGCCGTTGACTTAATGAAAGCCCGGTTCTTCACCAATATTGCGCACGAATTCAGAACGCCACTAACCTTAATTCTGGGTCCTGTAGAAACCCTAAAAAAGCGGCTTCACACCTACGATGACCAGTATCAACTTAACTTAATCAACCAAAATGCAGGGCAAATACTGGAGCTGGTTAACCAGTTAATTGATCTGTCGAAAGCCGAGGCAAATGGTCTTCAATTAAACGAAAGCCTCGGTGATCTTAAGTCTTTTGTCCATAAGCTCGTTTCCGTACTAGAGCCTCAGGCGAAGGCAAAAAGCATTGAACTAACGTTTCAGGCCGAAGATATGCCTCCGCAGTACTGGTTTGACATGGAGAAACTGGAACGAATTATTAATAATCTGACCGTTAATGCCCTGAAATTTACGCCCGTAGGCGGCAAAGTAGGTGTCGACCTGGCCATTAGTCCGCTACCTTTAGGGAAGTCTATACCTAAAAATAAGGAGCAGACAGACGTTTCCTGGATTCAGCTATCCGTTTCTGACAATGGCATCGGCATTGCGTCCGAAAACCTACCGTATATTTTCGATCGATTTTATCAGGCAAAAAACAACCAGATAGAACTACTAAAGTCGGGGCAAGCGTATTATTTACAACAAGAAGGTTCAGGCATTGGCCTGGCTTTAGTGAAAGAATTAGTTGAATTTCAATCGGGTACAATTCAGGTAACTAGCACTGTAAACTCAGGAACCACGTTCATCGTTCGTTTACCCTATCGATCCGTTACCACCGAACTTTCTACCCCATCAGTTACAGCAGTTAAGTCTGCTACACAACCTGTTGACATAGAAGTTGAACCTGTTGTGCAGCGTATTCCCAAAAGGAAACCAACAGACAAAACCTCATCTATACTTGTCGTCGAAGACAGCGAGGTGCTACGAGATTTTATTGTTAATAACTTACTGGATTCTTATTCGATCCATCAGGCTGAAAATGGCCTGGCAGGCTGGGAACTGGCTACTAGTCTGGTACCCGATTTAATTATCAGCGATATCATGATGCCTGGTATGGATGGGTATACCCTCTGCAAGAAGCTAAAAGAAGATTCCCGGACCAATCATATTCCGGTTCTTCTATTGACAGCCAAAGCTGCCGTTAATGAACGGCTGGAAGGTTTGGCTTTAGGAGCCGACGCGTATATCGCCAAGCCGTTTCATATTCAGGAGTTGCAGCTACGTATCCGCAATCTTTTGGAGCAGCGTCATCAGTTACAACAATGGGTACTAGCCAGTCTCACCAGTACCGCTCCAGTGGAGGAGGCTCCTGCGCCTACCGATCCACTTATTGAGAAACTCTGCCAACTAGTTGAGGAGCGCCTGGATGAACCTACCTTTGGTGCTGAAGAACTCACGTTAGCAAGTGGCATGAGCCGCATGAATTTACACCGGAAGTTAAGAGCGCTGGTCGATACCTCAACGGGCGAGTTCATCCGCAATTATCGACTAAAACGAGCAGCTCAATTTCTACGTGAAGGTCACTCCGTATCTGAAACAGCTTATCTGGTTGGTTTCGAAGATCCCTCTTACTTCGCTCGTTCATTCCGAAAAGTGTATAAAATGTCGCCCTCCGCGTTCGCTCGTACAAATTAA